One window of Stenotrophomonas indicatrix genomic DNA carries:
- a CDS encoding polysaccharide deacetylase family protein, protein MPRAPSFRLFLPSLLLTLLVAGCSDKDAQAPAAVTQPSAQAAAAADPAAAPLLGALQKQLDGYRRIIVLLADEEQQPAADRTTSTRIGQQLFHDGLEQRGAIATQFDTLLRGTSPQRFATLATVLDYIESAPELFDADRLAFREVLRDLHERIGADSSLPAVKLHQRIGEDLEALDEIERNYNQELTRIFSRFERTRAIDLKREKWDDYIAHLHKDYSREGILRDYGVIEPYPMSMKDSDREIFGRNLPPKTVVLTFDDGPHKAYTDEVVAILKRYDVPGVFFEVGRNLGKVDTDGKVSLGPMAKISRTLMEEGYAVGNHSLTHAQLSRTTGDALRQQVLDTDTLLKDVDSKRAPLFRFPYGARNAEGLQLLNEAGLKSIMWNIDSMDWADPVPESIVQRVLDQVNKEQRGIILFHDIHDRAVKALPQILDRLIADGYQFAGWNGRDFSVARPPKGSDRDATVTTGYEKSWAIVVGIDNYAKWPKLEYASHDAQAVADTLTGQFGFPSSQVIVLKNEQATRNNILAAFHDRLSDDRTGRNDRVFVFFAGHGATRQLASGRDLGYIIPVDSDPKEFATDAIAMTDIQNIAESMQAKHVMFVMDACYSGLGLTRGGPSSSSFLRENARRSARQMLTAGGADQQVADAGPNGHSVFTWVLLQALAGKGDLNGDGLITGTELAAYVAPAVSAVSQQTPAFGSLPGSQGGEFVFQVPDSQEYLNADTRQLTADAIALNNKVDAAQDAKNSEAPVTVADLQGGKARLVVPTAAPASDRQRSQQANDRGLQLYREKRYDEAAVQFAEALKLRPDFAQAANNLGFVYYRQQRYAEAARWLENTLKIDPSRAVAHLNLGDAYFHAGDKAKAKQAYTTYLALQPQGSGAAQARAQLEKL, encoded by the coding sequence ATGCCGCGTGCGCCGTCGTTTCGTCTGTTCCTGCCCAGCCTGCTGCTGACCCTGCTCGTGGCCGGCTGCAGCGACAAGGACGCGCAGGCACCGGCGGCAGTCACCCAGCCGAGCGCACAGGCCGCTGCCGCCGCCGACCCTGCCGCCGCGCCGCTGCTTGGCGCATTGCAGAAGCAGCTCGACGGCTATCGCCGGATCATCGTGCTGCTGGCCGATGAGGAACAGCAGCCTGCGGCTGATCGCACCACCTCCACCCGCATCGGCCAGCAGCTGTTCCACGATGGCCTGGAACAGCGCGGTGCCATTGCCACGCAGTTCGATACCCTGCTGCGTGGCACCAGCCCGCAGCGCTTCGCTACCCTGGCCACGGTGCTGGATTACATCGAGTCGGCGCCCGAACTGTTCGATGCCGATCGCTTGGCGTTCCGCGAAGTGCTGCGTGACCTGCACGAACGCATCGGCGCCGATTCCTCGTTGCCGGCGGTGAAGCTGCACCAGCGCATCGGCGAAGACCTGGAGGCGCTGGACGAGATCGAGCGCAACTACAACCAGGAACTGACCCGCATCTTCAGCCGCTTCGAGCGCACCCGTGCCATCGACCTGAAGCGCGAGAAGTGGGACGACTACATCGCGCACCTGCACAAGGACTACAGCCGCGAAGGGATCCTGCGCGACTACGGCGTGATCGAGCCGTACCCGATGTCGATGAAGGACAGCGACCGCGAGATCTTCGGCCGCAACCTGCCGCCGAAGACGGTGGTGCTGACCTTCGACGATGGCCCGCACAAGGCCTATACCGATGAAGTGGTGGCCATCCTCAAGCGCTACGACGTACCGGGCGTGTTCTTCGAGGTCGGCCGCAACCTGGGCAAGGTCGACACCGACGGCAAGGTCAGCCTTGGGCCGATGGCGAAGATCAGCCGCACCCTGATGGAAGAGGGCTACGCCGTCGGCAACCACAGCCTGACCCATGCGCAGCTGTCGCGTACCACCGGCGATGCGCTGCGCCAGCAGGTGCTGGACACCGACACCCTGCTGAAGGACGTCGACAGCAAGCGTGCACCGCTGTTCCGCTTCCCGTATGGCGCGCGCAACGCCGAAGGCCTGCAGCTGCTGAACGAAGCGGGCCTGAAGTCGATCATGTGGAACATCGATTCGATGGACTGGGCCGACCCGGTGCCGGAATCGATCGTGCAGCGCGTGCTCGACCAGGTGAACAAGGAACAGCGCGGCATCATCCTGTTCCACGATATCCACGACCGCGCGGTGAAGGCACTGCCGCAGATCCTGGATCGGCTGATCGCTGACGGCTACCAGTTCGCCGGCTGGAATGGCCGCGACTTCAGCGTCGCCCGGCCGCCCAAGGGCAGCGACCGCGATGCCACCGTCACCACCGGCTATGAAAAATCGTGGGCGATCGTGGTCGGCATCGACAACTACGCCAAGTGGCCCAAGCTGGAGTACGCCAGCCACGATGCCCAGGCCGTGGCCGATACGCTGACCGGGCAGTTCGGCTTCCCGTCCTCGCAGGTGATCGTACTGAAGAACGAGCAGGCTACCCGCAACAACATCCTGGCCGCCTTCCACGACCGGCTGTCCGACGACCGCACCGGCAGGAATGATCGCGTGTTCGTGTTCTTCGCCGGCCACGGTGCTACCCGTCAGCTGGCATCCGGGCGCGACCTCGGCTACATCATCCCGGTCGATTCGGACCCGAAGGAATTCGCCACCGATGCCATCGCGATGACCGACATCCAGAACATCGCCGAGAGCATGCAGGCCAAGCATGTGATGTTCGTGATGGATGCCTGCTACAGCGGCCTCGGCCTGACCCGCGGCGGCCCGTCGTCGTCGTCGTTCCTGCGCGAGAACGCACGCCGCAGCGCGCGGCAGATGCTGACCGCCGGCGGCGCCGACCAGCAGGTCGCCGATGCCGGCCCGAACGGGCACTCGGTGTTTACCTGGGTGCTGCTGCAGGCCTTGGCCGGCAAGGGCGATCTCAACGGCGATGGCCTGATCACCGGTACCGAGCTGGCCGCCTATGTGGCGCCGGCGGTGTCGGCGGTCTCGCAGCAGACGCCGGCCTTCGGCAGCCTGCCCGGCTCGCAGGGCGGCGAGTTCGTGTTCCAGGTGCCGGACAGCCAGGAATACCTCAACGCCGATACGCGCCAGCTGACCGCCGATGCAATCGCCCTGAACAACAAGGTCGACGCTGCCCAGGATGCCAAGAACAGCGAAGCGCCAGTGACCGTGGCCGATCTGCAGGGCGGCAAGGCCAGGCTGGTGGTGCCGACGGCCGCACCGGCCTCGGACCGCCAGCGCTCGCAGCAGGCCAACGACCGTGGCCTGCAGCTGTACCGCGAGAAGCGCTACGACGAAGCTGCCGTGCAGTTCGCCGAGGCGCTGAAGCTGCGCCCGGACTTCGCCCAGGCGGCGAACAACCTCGGCTTCGTCTACTACCGCCAGCAACGCTATGCCGAAGCGGCGCGTTGGCTGGAGAACACACTGAAGATCGATCCGTCGCGCGCAGTGGCCCATCTCAACCTGGGTGACGCGTACTTCCACGCGGGCGACAAAGCCAAGGCGAAGCAGGCCTATACCACTTACCTGGCGCTGCAGCCGCAAGGCAGTGGTGCGGCACAAGCGCGCGCGCAGCTGGAGAAGCTCTGA
- a CDS encoding beta family protein: protein MYVPILKWRQGEYLAVGRTRETIKDWMYPLFEIPVEQWDFENDAPAKSLDDHLKNVGKRLSTNWKKRRCLFDSPHLAGDDTMANGDHHLARVFDLARASACQAIPVTGLGRHLVYQQAVASIIVQDGRGCALRLIPDDLEGNPSAKIDGLMHLLGVTPEQVDIVLDSAADVADSPTLQASFWQAWIAGLPHMDRWRSLTVAGGSFPASLNPSAGYRPHGDVHRREWRGYTRLAASAPQRQPWFGDYGCASPQTEMMDPRLFDPNAKIKYTIDDQWRIIVGTQVKRNGRDQYRDLCRHLISDRPVVFMGRTYSAGDEYIEDCANNVASTGGSSTWPTVATNHHLTKVVRDLANLSGASTVP from the coding sequence ATGTACGTGCCCATCCTGAAATGGCGGCAAGGTGAGTACCTCGCTGTAGGTCGTACACGCGAGACCATCAAGGACTGGATGTATCCCCTGTTCGAGATCCCGGTCGAACAGTGGGACTTCGAGAACGATGCGCCCGCCAAGTCGCTAGACGACCATCTGAAGAATGTCGGCAAGCGATTGAGCACCAACTGGAAGAAGCGCCGCTGCCTGTTCGATTCACCACATCTTGCCGGCGACGACACGATGGCCAATGGAGACCATCACCTCGCGCGCGTCTTCGATCTCGCGCGGGCGTCGGCCTGCCAGGCCATCCCTGTCACCGGTCTCGGTCGGCATCTGGTGTATCAGCAGGCAGTGGCCAGCATCATCGTCCAGGATGGTCGTGGGTGCGCACTGCGCTTGATTCCCGATGACCTGGAAGGCAACCCTTCAGCAAAGATCGACGGCTTGATGCATCTCCTGGGCGTGACACCAGAACAGGTGGACATCGTTCTGGACAGTGCGGCAGATGTCGCAGATTCTCCGACCCTGCAGGCATCGTTCTGGCAGGCGTGGATCGCTGGATTGCCACACATGGACCGGTGGAGATCGCTCACCGTGGCCGGCGGAAGCTTCCCTGCGAGCCTGAACCCGTCAGCAGGGTATCGCCCTCATGGAGACGTTCATCGTCGCGAATGGCGTGGGTACACCCGGCTCGCTGCCAGTGCCCCACAGCGTCAGCCGTGGTTCGGCGACTACGGATGCGCGTCACCACAGACCGAGATGATGGACCCACGTCTGTTCGACCCGAATGCAAAGATCAAGTACACGATCGATGACCAGTGGCGGATCATCGTCGGCACCCAGGTCAAGCGCAATGGCCGTGACCAGTACCGCGACCTGTGCAGGCACCTGATCTCTGATCGCCCTGTGGTATTCATGGGGAGAACCTACAGTGCTGGCGACGAATACATCGAAGACTGCGCCAACAACGTCGCCAGCACAGGCGGCAGTTCGACCTGGCCGACGGTGGCGACCAACCACCACCTGACTAAGGTTGTTCGCGACCTCGCCAATCTGTCCGGCGCTTCAACTGTTCCCTGA
- the mnmE gene encoding tRNA uridine-5-carboxymethylaminomethyl(34) synthesis GTPase MnmE, with amino-acid sequence MNDMTRTETIVAIASAPGAGGVGLLRLSGPRAAAIANALGAPTLRPRHAHYARLRDADGEVIDDGIVLWFPAPNSFTGEEVVELQGHGSPVLLQQLVARCIALGARQARPGEFSERAFLNGKLDLAQAEAIADLIAAGDNRAARAARRSLDGVFSRRIDTVVEQLVLLRIHVEAAIDFADEPLDTLGGAQVRRGLQQARSDLALLRRDAERGRRLRDGLHAVLIGPPNAGKSSLLNALAGSERAIVTDIAGTTRDTLRETIRLDGLELTLVDTAGLRDGGDAIEREGMRRARAEIERTDLALIVLDARDPAAGEAAIGDAMKAVPHKVYIHNKSDLLDAMPVLDDPDRVFVSAATGAGLDDLHARLRSIASAGAGEQVDGEFSARTRHVDAIERAQGHAQRADGELVHERLELAAEELRLAHDALGEITGQMSADDLLGRIFSSFCIGK; translated from the coding sequence ATGAACGACATGACGCGTACCGAGACTATCGTGGCCATTGCCAGCGCACCCGGTGCGGGCGGCGTAGGTTTGCTGCGCCTGTCAGGCCCGCGTGCTGCAGCCATCGCCAACGCGCTCGGCGCTCCGACCCTGCGCCCGCGCCATGCGCACTACGCGCGCCTGCGCGATGCCGACGGCGAGGTAATCGACGACGGCATCGTGCTGTGGTTCCCGGCGCCGAACAGCTTCACCGGCGAAGAAGTGGTGGAGCTGCAGGGCCATGGCAGCCCGGTGCTGCTGCAGCAACTGGTCGCGCGCTGCATCGCACTTGGCGCGCGCCAGGCACGGCCAGGTGAGTTCAGCGAGCGCGCGTTTCTCAACGGCAAGCTCGACCTGGCACAGGCCGAAGCCATCGCCGATCTGATCGCGGCCGGTGACAACCGCGCCGCACGTGCTGCACGCCGTTCGCTGGATGGTGTGTTCTCGCGTCGCATCGACACTGTGGTCGAACAGCTGGTGCTGCTCCGCATCCACGTGGAGGCGGCCATCGACTTCGCCGACGAACCGCTGGATACGCTCGGCGGCGCACAGGTGCGGCGCGGGCTGCAGCAGGCGCGTAGCGACCTGGCCTTGCTGCGTCGTGATGCCGAACGCGGCCGTCGCCTGCGCGATGGCCTGCATGCCGTGCTGATCGGCCCACCGAATGCCGGCAAGAGTTCGCTGTTGAACGCGCTGGCCGGCAGCGAGCGCGCCATCGTCACCGACATTGCCGGCACCACCCGCGACACGCTGCGCGAGACCATCCGACTGGACGGACTTGAACTGACCCTGGTCGACACCGCCGGCCTGCGCGATGGCGGCGATGCCATCGAACGCGAAGGCATGCGCCGCGCGCGCGCGGAGATCGAACGCACCGATCTGGCCTTGATCGTGCTGGATGCGCGCGACCCGGCCGCGGGCGAAGCAGCCATCGGTGATGCGATGAAGGCGGTGCCGCACAAGGTGTACATCCACAACAAGTCGGATCTGCTGGATGCGATGCCGGTGCTGGACGACCCGGACCGCGTGTTCGTTTCCGCTGCCACCGGCGCGGGACTGGACGACCTGCATGCGCGCCTGCGCTCGATCGCCTCGGCCGGTGCGGGCGAGCAGGTGGACGGTGAGTTCTCCGCGCGTACGCGCCACGTGGATGCCATCGAGCGCGCGCAGGGACATGCGCAGCGGGCGGACGGAGAGTTGGTGCACGAGCGCCTGGAACTGGCGGCGGAAGAGCTGCGGCTGGCGCACGACGCACTGGGCGAGATCACCGGGCAGATGAGTGCCGATGATCTTCTGGGAAGGATTTTCTCCAGTTTCTGCATCGGCAAATAG
- a CDS encoding sce7726 family protein: MDPITDSDVRSALLRKVIAEHVANPHTLVVEEMGLARGACRVDICVINGHLHGYEIKSDVDTLRRLPVQQQFYSNVLDKATIVVGQRHLDHALEVLPEWWGVRTVSRGARNAVRMELLRPARLNPSVIGMDVAALLWRDEIATLICARNPDKAALRGNRTALCERLGEVYSLAEIRTLVREQLKRRTDWRGREQP, translated from the coding sequence ATGGACCCGATAACCGACAGCGACGTCAGATCCGCGCTCCTTCGCAAGGTGATCGCCGAGCACGTGGCCAATCCCCATACGCTGGTCGTGGAGGAGATGGGGCTCGCTCGCGGCGCCTGCCGTGTTGATATCTGTGTCATCAATGGGCATCTGCACGGTTACGAGATCAAGAGCGACGTCGACACGCTGCGCAGGCTTCCTGTGCAGCAGCAGTTCTATTCAAACGTTCTCGACAAAGCGACGATTGTCGTGGGGCAGCGGCATCTTGACCACGCACTGGAGGTCTTGCCGGAGTGGTGGGGCGTACGAACGGTATCGCGCGGCGCGCGCAATGCGGTGCGAATGGAACTTTTGCGACCTGCAAGACTCAATCCGTCGGTCATCGGGATGGACGTTGCCGCACTTCTCTGGCGTGATGAGATCGCGACACTGATCTGTGCAAGGAACCCGGACAAGGCAGCGCTGCGCGGCAACCGCACAGCACTGTGCGAGCGGCTTGGAGAGGTATACAGCCTCGCCGAGATCCGCACGCTGGTCAGGGAACAGTTGAAGCGCCGGACAGATTGGCGAGGTCGCGAACAACCTTAG